TAATAATAAAGCGACAGTAAAGAGTCTATTACATTCAGGTGCTCGTACAGATATTTTAGATCAAGATGGTCATAATGCTGAGTTTTATGTAGAAACAGAAGGTATGAAATCATTGTTCCATCCAATAGTCTCTTGGTATAAATTTTTTCTATAATATTGAGTGATTAAAAAATTGAGGCGAATTAAGAGTTTTGAGTAATTCTTAATCCGCCTATTTTTATGTGAAAACATAGTTTTTTAAAAAATTATGCTCGTAATTCTTTGCGATGAAGAATTGATAAATATATAATTCCAATAAGATTTGGAAGCGCTGCGCATGGTAAAATAATTTCCATCATGTACCATAATGTTGTTGTGTCAGCAATCGCACCAAACATCAACATGCAGGCAACAAAAGCATAATATACTTTTAAGTATTTATTGTTGGTAAAAAAACCAAAACTTTTGCTTCCATTAAAGCTATTTCCTATAGCGGTTCCAAGAACAAACAGGGTTAATGTAAAGATTAAAATTGCTGGACCAACGGTTGGAAGGCCAATATTAAATGCATCAAAAATAATAGTATTGCTCGTAACACCTGATGTCCATACGCCTGTTACTAAAACAATAAATCCAGAGATTAAACAAAATAGTGTATCGATAGCAACAGAATACATTCCTAAAATACCTTGATCAGTTGCATGTTCGGTATCTGCAAGTGAGTGAGGAAATGCTGCTGTACCAAGACCAGCTTCAGTTACGTAGGCAGCTTTAAACACACCTTGACGCATACCCATAAGAGCTGTTGCTCCTAAAAATCCACCAGTTGCAGCAGTTGGAGTAAATGCATTGTTGATAATGAGCATGAACATTTCACCAAGTAATGGAATGTCTTGTAGCAATATAATTAATGAAACACCTAAGTATGTTGCACACATAACAGGGACAAGTTTTTCAGAAAATTGTCCAACGCGCTTTGCGCCGCCAATAAGCATGTAAAAAACAAAAACAGCAGTTACCGCTCCGGTAATGTATTCAGATACCCCTAAACGACCATAGGTTTCTGCAAGTGTTTTAGCTTGCAAACTTGACCAACCAGCAAAAAGAACAAGAGCTGTTGCTCCGTACCAGTATGCCAAGAAAGGGTGTACATGCTCCAAATAAGTTGTTGGTCCACCGATGATTGATCTGTCAGCAGCTCGTTTGCGGTATTTGATAGAAAAAGTAACTTCTGCAAACTTTGTTACTGCTGCAAAAAAAGCGTAGGTAAATATCCAAAAAAGCGCCCCTGGACCACCAATCGCAATAGCTAAAGGAGGGCTTACAATGTTACCTGAACCAAGACTTGTTGACATGGCTGTCAGTAAAGCTTGTAATGGAGTGATGGTGTTTTTTGTTGATTCAGTTGCTTGTTTAGATGAAATAATGCTGATGAATCGTTTGAAATTTCTAAGCTGTGGAAACTTAATTAAGCAAGATAAAAAAATTCCTGTGAAAAGTAGCAAGATGGTCATTGATATGTGAATAATATCTACAATTTCAGTTATAGGTATCATAATTTATTTCCTCGTTTTTATCGCAGATTGACTATTTTTTATTGCGCAGATTATGATGTTGTAAGTTCTTAAGGTAGCGCGATTATTATATTTTTTCAATAAACAAAACTATTTCTTGGCTAAAAAAGCGAGAGCTTTGCGTAAAAGTTGGCTTAACGGTGTTGCGCTATCAAGGCTATTTTCTTTTAAAAAATTCATGGCAGATTTAATTTCTGCTGGTGAATAACTTAACGATGTAAGTGTATCGATAAGATCTTTCCATGCACCAAGTGATTTTGATGATTCAGTTAAGTTTGGCTGATCTTTGAGTAATTTTGCAACCTTATGCTTAAGAGCTACGATCATTTGTTCAGCTTTTTTAGCGCCAATGCCACTAATTGAGCTTAAGGTTTTAATATTTTCTTCTAAGATTGCTTGTAAAAAGACAGCAGGATCCATCTGATTTAAGACCGTAAGGGCTATTTTTGGTCCGATGCCAGAACAACTAATAATAAGTAAAAAAGTTGTTTTTTCTAATGCTGATTGAAAGCCATATAATGAAGGGCCTGCTTCTTGGTTCCAATGAAGATACGTTTGTAAGGTTACTTGTTGTTCAAGGTTAAAGCTTCCTGCTGCGGCAATGCTTAGTTCGTATCCAATTCCAGATTGTTCTACAACAAGACATTGTTCAGTTATTGATGTGATGATTCCAGATATGGTTGCAATCATGAAAAGCCTTTTTTGGTTTTAGTGTTCCATACGATTAAAAAAAATGCAAAAATGTCACGAGCTATATTTTTGCGGTGTATGTAAAAATCTATATAATTAATATGTATATATCTTAATTTTTATTAAAAAGAATCATATGAAAATCAACAAAATATTTGTAACTGTTTTTATTTTTCTGATGTTCAGTCAACCTGTTTTGCCGATGATTACAGCATGTACTCCATTAAAAAAATTAACTCAGCAATCGTATGCGGCAATGACGGTACTAAGAAAAAAATCTTGCGATATGAAAGCAGGTGATACATATCAACATTATAAAGGCGGCATGTACGAAATTATTGCGCCCGTTGCTCATCATAGTGAAGATTTGTCTGAAATGGTAGTGTATAAAGCTTTATACCATGCACCTGGTTTTGGAGATAATAGTGTGTGGGTAAGGCCGCGTGCAATGTTTAAAGAATCGGTCGTAATTGATGGTAAAAACGTTCTACGTTTTAAAAAAGTTGGATCTTTATCAAACAATACACCTTTTGTGACGAATGTTGTCGATGCTTATGCTCAAGCTTATGGGAAAACTAAATAAATAATGCATATTATTTGTGTGCCGATTTAAATAACAGTTAAAGTAAAAGAGTTGTTCCATAAAAAAAATACACATGCAAGATTTAAGCAAGATGCACGCAAAAAATTTTTTGGTAATATAAAAATTGATATTCATAAAGAATGATAATAATGACTCTCAAGTGCTTATAGATTGATTTGTAGATGTTGACATTATTTTTAGAGATGGTATTATATTTAAGTATTTAAAAATTCTCTATGTGGGAATAGCTCAGCTGGTAGAGCGTTGCCTTGCCAAGGCAAAGGTCGCGGGTTCGAATCCCGTTTCCCACTCCAAAAAATAACACATGCCTTGATTTTATTATTTTAATTTTACATAGTTTAACCTCATAAGCTTTTTTGCATTGTAATATTTTATAACAATCGGGCTATTATAAGGACACTTCATAATGAAATCAGTTGTTGTAGAAGCATCTACAGTAGCAAAAGCTATTGAGTTAGCATGGCAAAAAGCAGAAAAACCAGAAGAATTTTTCATTAGAATTTTACAAGAACACAGTTCTGGATTTTTAGGTTTTGGTGCTCAAAAAGCAAAAATTGTATTTTTTTTCAAAAATGCACAAAAATCAGATTCACTTTTTCCTGTTATCTTAAAACAAAAAGAATATGCAAATTTATTTGATAACGATAAATTAAAAGCTCCATCACAAACTAATGTGATTGATAATGAGTTGAATAAAAATATTTCTTTAGGGCAAAAGAAAAAGCAGCATCCTCATCATCAGCAACAAGCAAAACAAAAACAAAGTCAACCAGCTCATCAAGCACCTCGTCCAGCTCACCATGATGTAAAACCTCAACATCAAAATCAAGCGGTGCAGGTTAAAAATCAACAACACGTAAAGCCAGTATTACAAACGCAAACAAATAGAACTCAAGTTAAAATAGAATTGCCAGTAAAGCCAGTTGTTAAGCAAGAGCAAGCTCCTGCAAAAGAACAGTTGATTAAAAAAATACAGCACCTCATGTTCCTGTTCAAGCTAAAGTTGCTCAACAAGCTCCTAAAGCTGTGCATGCTCCTCAGGTAGTAGCTCCTGTTGTTCAAAAAATTGTAGAAGTTGTAGCTCCTCAAGTATCTGTAACTCAAGTGCAGAACGTTGCGGCGCAAGCAGTAGCTCCTCGAGTTATACCAAAAATGAAACGTCGTCCTTTAGTTGGGGCTGATCAAGGAGTTTCTGGAATTACTCGATCTACAAATCTTAATGGTTCTCAAAGTAAAACTTCTGGTATTACACCAAAAGTAGTAAAAGAAACTTCAGCTGTTCCTGCTCCAGTGCAACCTGTGGTAAAAAACAATGAAGAAGATAAAGGCGCGCAAGAATAATTTTGAATATGATCTACCTAAAAGACGATGAGGCTATTGTAGCTCAAGCTACTGCTATTGGTGCAGGCGCTATAGCAATGCTACGAGTTTCTGGTTTAAATGCTGTGCAAGTTGTTGATGCAATTGCTCATATTCCAGGCGGGAAAAAGCTTGCTACGCAAGATTCTCATACGATTCATTACGGGTGGGTTATAGACACTGCTGGTCAGCATGTTGATCAAGTATTATTTTTACTCATGCGTGGTCCTAAAACTTTTACTGGGCAAGATGTTGTCGAAATTACCTGTCACAATAATCAATTTTTAATCGAACAAATTATCGATATTATTATACAAGCTGGAGCGCGACTTGCTGATAATGGTGAGTTTACTCGTCGAGCTGTTTTAAATAATAAAGTTGATCTTGTTCAGGCAGAAGCAATTAATGAGCTTATTCATGCTCAAACTTCACAAGCGTTAAAGCAATCGTTACGTCAACTTGAAGGTAGCTTTTCATCATGGATTGCTCACATCGAAAAACAGTTGATTCATATTGTTGCATACTGCGAAGCAAGTTTTGAATTTTTAGATGAAGAAATGACGTTTGATGATCAAATTCATCGACGATTAGAAAATGTTATGAACGATGTAGCAGATGTTTTAAAGACCTTTGATAAACGTCAGTATGTGACGCAAGGCGTACGTATTGCGCTCGTAGGATCCGTTAACGTTGGTAAGTCATCATTGTTTAATGCTTTGATTAATCGTAAGCGAGCGATTGTTACTGACATTGCAGGGACAACTCGAGACACGATAGAAGCAGGCTTGTACCAACAAGGTGCATTTGTTACGTTTATTGATACGGCAGGATTGCGAAAATCGGATGATTTTGTTGAGAAAATTGGGATAGATAGATCGTTTGAAGAAGTTACTTCATCGGATCTTATTTTAATGGTTTTTGATGCAACACAAAATTATACACAAGAAGAGCTGACTTGTTATGAGTCGATAGCTCAAGAGCATACAGATAAAATTATATTTGTTCAAAATAAGATTGATCAAGGTAATAAACTATTACCATTTTTACAGCAGGAAGATTGCATTGCAGTCTCTGTTATTGAAAATAAAAACATTGACCTATTGCGAGCGACAATCGACAGTAAAATA
This genomic interval from Candidatus Chromulinivorax destructor contains the following:
- a CDS encoding alanine/glycine:cation symporter family protein, with protein sequence MIPITEIVDIIHISMTILLLFTGIFLSCLIKFPQLRNFKRFISIISSKQATESTKNTITPLQALLTAMSTSLGSGNIVSPPLAIAIGGPGALFWIFTYAFFAAVTKFAEVTFSIKYRKRAADRSIIGGPTTYLEHVHPFLAYWYGATALVLFAGWSSLQAKTLAETYGRLGVSEYITGAVTAVFVFYMLIGGAKRVGQFSEKLVPVMCATYLGVSLIILLQDIPLLGEMFMLIINNAFTPTAATGGFLGATALMGMRQGVFKAAYVTEAGLGTAAFPHSLADTEHATDQGILGMYSVAIDTLFCLISGFIVLVTGVWTSGVTSNTIIFDAFNIGLPTVGPAILIFTLTLFVLGTAIGNSFNGSKSFGFFTNNKYLKVYYAFVACMLMFGAIADTTTLWYMMEIILPCAALPNLIGIIYLSILHRKELRA
- the ruvA gene encoding Holliday junction branch migration protein RuvA, producing the protein MIATISGIITSITEQCLVVEQSGIGYELSIAAAGSFNLEQQVTLQTYLHWNQEAGPSLYGFQSALEKTTFLLIISCSGIGPKIALTVLNQMDPAVFLQAILEENIKTLSSISGIGAKKAEQMIVALKHKVAKLLKDQPNLTESSKSLGAWKDLIDTLTSLSYSPAEIKSAMNFLKENSLDSATPLSQLLRKALAFLAKK
- a CDS encoding DUF1653 domain-containing protein produces the protein MKINKIFVTVFIFLMFSQPVLPMITACTPLKKLTQQSYAAMTVLRKKSCDMKAGDTYQHYKGGMYEIIAPVAHHSEDLSEMVVYKALYHAPGFGDNSVWVRPRAMFKESVVIDGKNVLRFKKVGSLSNNTPFVTNVVDAYAQAYGKTK
- a CDS encoding Jag N-terminal domain-containing protein, which translates into the protein MKSVVVEASTVAKAIELAWQKAEKPEEFFIRILQEHSSGFLGFGAQKAKIVFFFKNAQKSDSLFPVILKQKEYANLFDNDKLKAPSQTNVIDNELNKNISLGQKKKQHPHHQQQAKQKQSQPAHQAPRPAHHDVKPQHQNQAVQVKNQQHVKPVLQTQTNRTQVKIELPVKPVVKQEQAPAKEQLIKKIQHLMFLFKLKLLNKLLKLCMLLR
- the mnmE gene encoding tRNA uridine-5-carboxymethylaminomethyl(34) synthesis GTPase MnmE; translation: MIYLKDDEAIVAQATAIGAGAIAMLRVSGLNAVQVVDAIAHIPGGKKLATQDSHTIHYGWVIDTAGQHVDQVLFLLMRGPKTFTGQDVVEITCHNNQFLIEQIIDIIIQAGARLADNGEFTRRAVLNNKVDLVQAEAINELIHAQTSQALKQSLRQLEGSFSSWIAHIEKQLIHIVAYCEASFEFLDEEMTFDDQIHRRLENVMNDVADVLKTFDKRQYVTQGVRIALVGSVNVGKSSLFNALINRKRAIVTDIAGTTRDTIEAGLYQQGAFVTFIDTAGLRKSDDFVEKIGIDRSFEEVTSSDLILMVFDATQNYTQEELTCYESIAQEHTDKIIFVQNKIDQGNKLLPFLQQEDCIAVSVIENKNIDLLRATIDSKIDTLMNIGQTPCLLNKRQYNLLFAVQQQLGAIQQGINKTIEYELLVVQVTDAITKLSELTGKTVTEDALNAIFREFCVGK